A window of bacterium contains these coding sequences:
- the accC gene encoding acetyl-CoA carboxylase biotin carboxylase subunit: MFSKILIANRGEIAVRIIRACKELGIKTVAVYSDVDRDSLHVQYADEAICIGPASSKDSYLNIPSIISAAEIADVEAIHPGYGFLAENAHFAEICKSCQIKFIGPSPEIIRLMGNKSEALKTMKKAGLPIMPGSDGIIKDKEEAVEVAKKIGYPVMIKASAGGGGKGMRIAHNDGKLVSLLMTAQAEANAAFGNSDIYIEKYLEEPKHVEFQILGDNFGNIIHLGERDCTVQRRHQKLIEESPAPAATDDLRVKMGNMAVKGATQVNYTNAGTMEFLLDKNERFYFMEMNTRLQVEHPVTELVTGVDIVKEQIKIAAGKKLQYTQDSIRQRGCAIECRINAEDVKNGFLPSPGVITGYHSPGGPGIRVDSYVYNSYSVQPFYDSLISKLIVLAEDRSQAIERMQRALDEYVINGIKTTIDFHKLVFSDSAFQKGVISTDFVENLLKKEQK, translated from the coding sequence ATGTTTTCTAAAATACTCATTGCAAATAGAGGCGAAATAGCTGTCAGGATTATAAGGGCGTGTAAGGAGCTTGGTATAAAGACTGTTGCTGTTTATTCTGATGTAGACAGGGATTCTCTGCATGTACAGTATGCAGACGAGGCAATATGCATAGGCCCTGCATCTTCAAAGGATAGTTATTTAAATATCCCGAGTATAATTAGTGCTGCTGAAATAGCAGATGTTGAGGCAATACATCCTGGATATGGATTTCTTGCAGAGAACGCGCATTTTGCTGAGATATGCAAATCATGTCAGATAAAGTTTATAGGCCCGTCGCCGGAAATAATACGCTTGATGGGCAATAAGTCAGAAGCGTTAAAGACTATGAAAAAGGCAGGATTACCAATTATGCCCGGGAGCGATGGGATTATAAAAGACAAAGAAGAAGCAGTGGAAGTGGCAAAGAAAATAGGATATCCTGTAATGATAAAAGCTTCTGCTGGAGGTGGCGGCAAGGGTATGAGAATAGCCCATAATGATGGTAAGCTGGTGAGCCTGCTTATGACTGCACAGGCAGAAGCAAATGCAGCATTTGGAAATTCAGATATATATATTGAAAAGTATCTGGAAGAGCCAAAACATGTAGAATTTCAGATATTAGGCGATAACTTTGGAAATATTATACATCTTGGAGAAAGAGACTGTACAGTCCAGCGCAGACATCAGAAGTTAATAGAAGAGTCTCCAGCTCCAGCAGCGACAGATGATTTAAGAGTAAAGATGGGGAACATGGCTGTAAAAGGGGCAACGCAGGTAAATTACACAAATGCAGGGACTATGGAGTTTTTGCTTGATAAAAATGAAAGATTCTATTTTATGGAAATGAATACAAGACTGCAGGTAGAGCATCCAGTAACAGAGCTTGTAACTGGTGTTGATATTGTAAAGGAACAGATAAAGATAGCTGCTGGGAAAAAATTGCAATATACGCAGGACAGCATAAGACAACGCGGATGTGCGATAGAATGCAGAATAAATGCTGAAGATGTTAAAAATGGATTTTTACCATCACCAGGTGTGATTACAGGTTATCATTCCCCGGGTGGTCCAGGAATAAGAGTGGATAGTTACGTGTATAATAGCTACTCTGTACAACCATTTTACGATTCACTAATAAGTAAATTAATTGTGCTGGCAGAGGATAGAAGTCAGGCCATTGAAAGAATGCAGAGGGCATTGGATGAATATGTAATAAATGGCATAAAAACAACCATTGATTTTCATAAACTGGTTTTTAGCGATTCTGCTTTCCAAAAAGGAGTCATATCCACTGATTTTGTGGAAAATTTATTAAAAAAAGAACAAAAATGA
- a CDS encoding Asp23/Gls24 family envelope stress response protein: MEEEREVKNNLGTVRINNEVVAVIAGMAATEIPGVTCMSEGIVGGITEIFGKKGADKGVKVEIGEKEVNITLAIVVKYGVQIPEVALQIQQNVKKQVEKMSGLLVSKVNINVGGIHFPKEKKEPVKQDKVKEKK, from the coding sequence ATGGAAGAAGAACGGGAAGTAAAGAATAATTTGGGAACAGTCAGGATAAACAATGAAGTAGTAGCAGTCATTGCAGGTATGGCGGCTACAGAGATTCCTGGCGTTACCTGTATGAGCGAGGGCATTGTTGGAGGCATTACGGAGATATTTGGTAAAAAAGGCGCGGACAAAGGTGTGAAAGTAGAGATTGGAGAAAAAGAGGTTAACATTACACTGGCTATTGTTGTTAAGTACGGAGTGCAGATTCCTGAAGTGGCTCTGCAGATTCAGCAAAATGTGAAGAAGCAGGTTGAGAAAATGAGCGGACTTTTGGTATCAAAGGTCAATATTAATGTGGGAGGTATTCATTTCCCTAAAGAGAAAAAAGAACCTGTCAAACAGGACAAAGTAAAGGAGAAGAAATGA
- the amaP gene encoding alkaline shock response membrane anchor protein AmaP codes for MSDQGIGTRLIAAFSILVLLIVGLLLVMFYISPQFFIEDGYKALGEFYADKDIKMAIGCTGALFVLLSIIQICVSCFRLRKEQAFSFENSNGKVKVAFSAIEGFVRRRGLEIKEIKDLIPKVYITKNGLQIKSKVILKSDVDIPSSTSKLQESIKNYVGDVLGIKDLTSVEIYVTKIAKSEIKRAEEDIK; via the coding sequence ATGAGTGATCAAGGAATAGGCACTAGATTAATTGCGGCATTTTCAATTCTTGTGCTTTTAATTGTTGGTTTACTTCTTGTTATGTTTTATATTTCACCGCAGTTTTTTATTGAAGATGGTTATAAAGCACTTGGAGAATTTTATGCAGACAAAGACATAAAGATGGCCATTGGTTGTACAGGGGCATTATTTGTGCTTTTAAGTATAATTCAGATTTGTGTCTCGTGTTTCAGGCTGAGGAAAGAGCAGGCGTTTTCGTTTGAGAATTCTAACGGAAAAGTAAAAGTTGCATTTAGCGCCATAGAAGGGTTCGTAAGAAGACGAGGATTGGAGATTAAGGAAATAAAAGATCTTATTCCAAAGGTTTATATAACTAAAAACGGTTTGCAGATAAAGAGTAAGGTAATATTAAAATCAGATGTAGATATTCCATCCTCTACCAGTAAGCTGCAAGAGTCTATAAAAAACTATGTGGGTGATGTACTTGGTATTAAGGATCTTACTTCCGTAGAAATATATGTAACTAAAATAGCTAAGTCTGAGATCAAGAGAGCTGAAGAGGACATTAAGTGA
- the clpX gene encoding ATP-dependent Clp protease ATP-binding subunit ClpX, with amino-acid sequence MIKDSRFPKCSFCGKAQMEVSKLVAGTNAYICDECILLCNNILKQGQKHRSDDEEREISIPKPVNIKKALDQYIVGQEKAKKILAVAVHNHYKRIKASAKSDDVELEKSNVLLIGPTGCGKTLLARTLARIINVPFAIADATTLTEAGYVGEDVENIILKLLHAADFNVKKAERGIIYIDEIDKIARTTDNISITRDVSGEGVQQSLLKLVEGSVANIPPQGGRKHPQQKYIQVNTSNILFICGGTFNSLDKIVQARAGKGTIGFRGSSRVEKQDMLKNLLPEDLIKFGLIPEFVGRLPIIGILNKLDKLALIDILIKPKNALTKQFKKFFSMENVKLTFTKEAISLIAEQAVKLGTGARGLRSVIEDVMLEIMYDIPSREDVEECIISGDVINKKIPPIIITGKKTKIA; translated from the coding sequence GTGATAAAAGATTCAAGATTCCCGAAATGTTCTTTTTGCGGTAAGGCACAAATGGAGGTGAGCAAGCTTGTTGCAGGAACAAATGCTTATATTTGTGATGAGTGCATTCTTCTGTGCAATAATATACTGAAACAGGGACAGAAACATCGTAGTGATGATGAGGAAAGAGAAATTTCTATACCAAAGCCGGTAAATATAAAAAAGGCGTTGGATCAATATATTGTTGGTCAGGAAAAAGCAAAAAAAATTCTGGCTGTAGCGGTTCATAATCACTATAAAAGGATAAAAGCCAGTGCTAAATCAGATGATGTTGAACTGGAGAAGAGCAATGTTCTTCTTATTGGGCCTACCGGATGTGGAAAGACTCTACTTGCCAGGACTTTGGCAAGAATTATCAATGTTCCGTTTGCCATTGCAGATGCAACAACTCTTACTGAAGCAGGGTATGTTGGAGAAGATGTTGAGAACATAATTCTGAAGCTCCTCCATGCAGCAGACTTTAATGTAAAAAAAGCTGAAAGAGGTATTATCTACATAGATGAAATAGATAAAATTGCTCGTACCACAGATAATATATCTATTACCAGAGACGTTTCAGGAGAGGGTGTACAGCAGTCCTTGCTTAAATTAGTCGAAGGCAGTGTTGCAAACATTCCTCCGCAGGGAGGAAGGAAACATCCTCAGCAGAAGTATATTCAAGTAAATACATCCAATATATTATTCATTTGCGGAGGCACATTTAATAGTTTGGATAAAATAGTCCAGGCAAGGGCAGGAAAGGGAACTATTGGGTTTAGAGGCAGTTCAAGAGTGGAGAAACAGGATATGTTGAAAAACTTACTGCCGGAAGATTTAATAAAATTTGGATTAATTCCTGAATTTGTTGGCAGACTGCCTATAATAGGGATTCTGAATAAATTGGATAAATTAGCTCTCATAGATATATTGATTAAACCTAAGAATGCGTTAACAAAGCAATTTAAAAAGTTTTTCTCAATGGAAAATGTGAAATTAACTTTTACAAAAGAAGCGATTTCTCTTATTGCTGAGCAAGCTGTTAAACTTGGAACAGGCGCTAGAGGACTGCGTTCTGTAATAGAAGATGTTATGCTTGAGATTATGTATGATATCCCTTCAAGAGAAGATGTTGAAGAATGTATTATATCTGGAGATGTGATCAATAAAAAAATCCCGCCTATTATTATAACCGGAAAGAAAACAAAAATTGCCTGA
- the lon gene encoding endopeptidase La has protein sequence MPDRFPLIPIRDIVVLPYMIVPLWIARSKSILAVEKAMAGSKKVLLVAQKNAHIEDPNPEDIYEVGTIGEILQVVKNPDGSIKILIEGTDRAKIIRYVNTRGIFEVKTEKIKEPSEKTPEIEALMRTVIKLFQKYGELNPKIPREFLGSLNDLNQPGRLVDVIASHIAVKMEAKQQILESFQHEDRLRKIIEILMGEVEILGVEKKIQGRVTEQIGKTQKQFYLQEQMKAIEKELGKGSEEGGEFAELKAKIKEAKMTKEAEEKANKELEKLTKMHSMSPEATVIRNYLDWLIGVPWSKETQDKLNIKKSEEILNQDHYGLEKAKERILEFLAVRKLVKKLKGPILCFVGPPGVGKTSLGRSIARALGRKFIRVSLGGVRDEAEIRGHRRTYIGALPGKIIQSLRKVGSRNPVFLLDEVDKMSVDFRGDPSSALLEVLDPEQNHEFNDHYLEVDFDLSNVLFIATANIIHNIPPTLLDRFEVINFSGYTEIEQVKIANQFLITKQLKANGLNSNLLEISDKTILSIVRHYTREAGVRNLEREIASICRKTAKLIVEKKRTKKIKVLPGNLSDFLGNKKFRYNKGEEKEEIGVVTGLAWTEVGGEILSIEVAVMAGKGELILTGQLGDVMKESGQASLSFIRSKAKELGLAKNFYKNIDIHIHVPEGGIPKDGPSAGVAMAVSLASALTKKPIKKDIAMTGEITLRGNVLPVGGIKSKVLAAHRSNIKTIILPQENKKDLDDIPLNVRKKIKFFFVKNTDQIFKKVGILK, from the coding sequence TTGCCTGATAGATTCCCTCTTATTCCCATCAGAGATATTGTTGTGCTTCCATATATGATAGTCCCGTTATGGATTGCCAGAAGCAAGTCTATTCTTGCTGTAGAAAAAGCTATGGCAGGTTCAAAGAAGGTCTTATTAGTAGCGCAAAAGAATGCTCATATAGAGGATCCAAACCCTGAGGATATATACGAAGTTGGAACAATTGGAGAAATCCTGCAGGTGGTGAAAAATCCGGATGGGTCTATTAAAATATTGATAGAAGGTACAGATAGAGCAAAAATAATAAGATATGTCAATACAAGAGGAATATTTGAGGTAAAAACAGAAAAGATAAAAGAACCCTCCGAAAAGACGCCAGAAATAGAAGCCTTGATGAGAACAGTTATAAAATTATTTCAGAAGTATGGAGAATTAAATCCTAAAATACCCAGAGAGTTTCTGGGCTCACTTAATGATCTCAATCAGCCTGGTAGATTAGTGGATGTAATTGCTTCTCATATTGCAGTCAAAATGGAAGCCAAACAACAGATTCTGGAATCCTTTCAGCATGAAGACAGATTGAGAAAAATAATAGAAATACTTATGGGAGAGGTAGAGATTCTTGGTGTTGAGAAAAAGATCCAGGGGCGAGTTACAGAACAGATTGGTAAAACACAAAAGCAGTTTTATCTGCAGGAGCAGATGAAAGCAATAGAAAAGGAGCTGGGAAAGGGTTCAGAAGAGGGAGGCGAGTTTGCTGAGCTTAAAGCAAAAATAAAAGAAGCTAAGATGACAAAAGAGGCTGAAGAGAAAGCGAATAAAGAGCTTGAAAAGCTGACAAAGATGCATTCAATGTCTCCGGAGGCAACTGTAATTCGTAATTATCTGGACTGGCTGATTGGGGTTCCATGGAGCAAAGAAACGCAGGATAAATTGAACATAAAAAAGAGTGAGGAAATTCTCAACCAGGATCATTATGGACTGGAAAAGGCTAAGGAAAGGATACTGGAATTTCTGGCGGTAAGAAAGTTAGTAAAAAAGCTTAAAGGCCCAATACTTTGTTTTGTGGGACCGCCTGGCGTTGGAAAAACATCTCTGGGAAGGTCCATTGCTCGTGCATTGGGGAGAAAGTTCATAAGGGTTTCCCTTGGCGGAGTAAGAGATGAAGCGGAGATTAGAGGACATAGACGAACATATATAGGAGCTCTGCCTGGGAAGATAATCCAATCACTCCGAAAAGTCGGTAGTAGAAATCCAGTCTTTCTACTTGATGAGGTTGATAAAATGAGCGTTGATTTTCGCGGGGATCCGTCTTCGGCATTGCTTGAAGTACTAGACCCTGAACAGAATCATGAATTTAATGATCACTATCTTGAAGTGGATTTTGATCTTTCTAACGTATTATTTATAGCAACGGCAAATATTATTCATAATATCCCTCCTACACTACTTGATCGTTTTGAAGTAATAAATTTTTCAGGCTATACAGAGATAGAGCAGGTAAAAATAGCAAACCAGTTTTTAATAACAAAACAGCTAAAAGCCAATGGGTTGAATAGTAACTTGCTTGAAATTTCAGATAAAACCATTCTCAGTATAGTAAGACACTATACACGCGAAGCTGGAGTGAGGAATTTGGAGAGAGAGATTGCATCTATATGTAGAAAAACAGCAAAACTGATTGTTGAAAAAAAGAGGACAAAAAAAATAAAAGTACTTCCAGGTAATCTTTCTGATTTTCTGGGAAATAAAAAATTCAGATATAATAAAGGAGAGGAAAAAGAAGAAATTGGAGTTGTCACTGGTCTTGCATGGACAGAGGTTGGAGGAGAGATATTATCAATAGAGGTTGCTGTAATGGCTGGAAAAGGAGAGCTTATTTTAACAGGTCAGTTAGGAGATGTTATGAAGGAGTCCGGCCAGGCATCGCTCAGTTTTATTCGCTCTAAAGCAAAAGAACTTGGTCTGGCAAAGAATTTCTATAAGAACATTGACATACATATTCACGTTCCTGAAGGAGGCATCCCAAAGGATGGTCCTTCTGCAGGTGTTGCAATGGCAGTTTCTCTGGCTTCTGCACTTACTAAGAAACCCATTAAGAAGGATATTGCCATGACAGGAGAAATAACGCTCAGGGGAAACGTCTTGCCGGTAGGAGGTATAAAATCTAAAGTTCTGGCAGCTCACAGGAGTAATATAAAGACAATTATTCTGCCTCAGGAAAACAAAAAGGATCTTGATGATATTCCTTTAAATGTAAGAAAAAAGATAAAATTCTTTTTTGTAAAAAATACTGATCAGATCTTTAAAAAGGTGGGGATTTTAAAATAA